A region from the Vanacampus margaritifer isolate UIUO_Vmar chromosome 5, RoL_Vmar_1.0, whole genome shotgun sequence genome encodes:
- the LOC144052138 gene encoding roundabout homolog 2 isoform X2, with the protein MLLPSGSLFFLRIVHGRRSKPDEGVYTCVARNYLGEAVSRNASLEVAILRDDFRQAPSDVVVAAGEPAVLECVPPRGHPEPLVSWKRNNVRVNTKDERISVRGGKLMISHTRKGDAGMYVCVGTNMVGERDSDPAELVVYERPVLVRRPVNQVVMEDDTVDFLCEVHGDPPPTVRWRREDGELPRGRFEIRNGNSLRLFRVKEQDEGTYTCTSENSVGKTEASAMLQVHVPPQIASKPRDQIASQGRSVTFQCGTTGNPPPAIFWQKDGSQMLLFPGQPPSQSGRYSVSMKGELTITDVHPEDSGFYICQAISVAGSVLSKALLEVEGGPSGQIPPIIRQGPANHTLSRGATARLHCRVIGGSSVKISWEKDGDTIEGNDARLMLAENGTLEIRDIEEADSGMYTCVASSPTGESSWSGMLTVREGPVSSPSRISEFIQLPGPPQKPVVTDVTRNSVTLTWQSNPHEGGAAVTSYVLEAFSQSVGSTWQTVADHVRHERHTVVGLLPNTVYLFIVRALNSYGLSDPSPISEPVRTQDGSPPETGVDHRQVQRELGEMSVYLSKPVVLSPTSAKISWTVARQSRYVQGFRVFYRTIGSSWLVQDVEATSEHSAVLEDLLRNAEYEVKIRPYFNELQGHDSLMVLLRTPEEVLSAAPQAVSVVQLTNSSSISVSWEPPPHSAYSGIIREYKVWCVSSSLDQEKHVNRTVDGAVVSILLNGLLPEVRYAVTVAAVTSLGVGAPSSAVHLVLTPPGGYTSTPVRTGGGGDVSISEQITVVVRQPAFIAGLGMAAWLALMGLSGWFYCRHRRRKQLGHYTTSFAYTPAVGFAHGEGSGIINGGPGMLGSNMGNFPWLADSWPTPNLIHNSRDSINCCSGKLDSEKYYNAVGMANYHSEKHNMASSDSPIYSTINAAAAAEEDLLSYYDTYSSASYKQGPDPYSSSPALSNSGLVALEQDLDQWTIRSGHSTSEYAKLHYSKKSSEKLAKQRSTGSVCSPPPLTWVDVLSLPLPANKDGRRPEADHEDQRSSGEDEDDWCPPLPARTYLMDESSAALQSPRSATSSPQRDALNPGDSPRPQHVDLLARQHSHFSQSNPDLFTKTAESHHGSSRWAETLRGDGLYKGQSPAALGDLSPAALAHRCRNKKKSPKDGTLRREPHSQAELPPPPAPPPIGNSPQPPADVATLASHGRTSPHRRAATKWSSQDENVIQYGSSNQMSDYGSLGGVVSRSPASRHMKDQNLM; encoded by the exons GTGCGCGGGGGCAAGCTGATGATCTCGCACACCAGGAAAGGCGACGCGGGCATGTACGTGTGCGTGGGCACCAATATGGTGGGCGAGCGCGACAGCGACCCCGCCGAGCTGGTGGTGTACGAGCGACCCGTGCTGGTGCGCAGACCCGTCAACCAGGTGGTCATGGAGGATGACACGGTCGACTTCCTGTGCGAGGTCCACGGCGATCCTCCTCCCACTGTGAGATGGCGGCGAGAGGACGGAGAACTCCCCCGAGGGAG GTTCGAGATCCGCAACGGCAACAGCCTGCGTTTATTCCGTGTGAAGGAACAGGATGAGGGGACGTACACCTGCACGTCGGAAAACAGCGTGGGCAAGACGGAGGCCTCGGCCATGCTGCAGGTGCACG TGCCACCTCAGATCGCTTCAAAGCCGCGGGACCAGATCGCCTCCCAGGGGAGGAGCGTCACCTTCCAGTGCGGCACTACGGGTAACCCCCCGCCTGCCATTTTTTGGCAGAAAGATGGCAGTCAG ATGTTGCTGTTCCCTGGCCAACCGCCATCCCAGTCCGGTCGTTACTCCGTATCCATGAAAGGGGAGCTGACCATCACCGACGTCCACCCGGAGGATTCGGGCTTCTACATCTGCCAGGCCATCAGTGTGGCGGGAAGTGTGCTGAGCAAGGCCCTGCTGGAGGTGGAAGGAG GACCTTCAGGCCAGATCCCCCCAATCATTCGCCAAGGTCCAGCCAATCACACGTTGTCACGGGGCGCCACGGCCCGACTGCACTGCCGAGTCATCGGAGGATCCTCGGTCAAGATTTCATGGGAGAAGGACGGAGACACGATTGAGGGGAACGACGCTCGCTTGATGTTGGCGGAGAATGGCACGTTGGAAATAAGAGACATAGAG GAGGCCGACTCGGGCATGTACACGTGCGTAGCGTCCAGCCCCACGGGGGAGTCCAGCTGGAGCGGGATGCTGACTGTCAGAG AAGGCCCCGTGTCGTCCCCGTCCCGAATTTCCGAGTTCATCCAGCTGCCGGGACCCCCGCAGAAGCCCGTGGTGACCGACGTGACCAGAAACAGCGTCACCCTCACCTGGCAGTCCAACCCGCACGAGGGCGGGGCCGCCGTCACCTCCTACGTCCTGGAGGCCTTCAG CCAATCGGTGGGCAGCACCTGGCAGACGGTGGCCGACCACGTGCGGCACGAGCGGCACACCGTGGTGGGGCTCTTGCCCAACACCGTGTACCTCTTCATCGTCAGAGCCCTCAACTCGTACGGCCTTAGCGACCCCAGCCCCATCTCGGAGCCTGTCAGGACGCAGG ATGGAAGTCCTCCAGAAACGGGGGTAGACCACCGACAGGTGCAGAGAGAACTCGGCGAGATGTCGGTTTACCTGTCAAAACCTGTCGTTCTGTCTCCCACCAGTGCCAAGATTTCTTGGACC GTGGCCCGTCAGTCCCGTTACGTTCAGGGTTTCCGCGTGTTTTACCGCACCATCGGCAGCTCCTGGCTGGTCCAGGATGTGGAGGCCACGTCGGAGCACAGCGCCGTCTTAGAGGATTTGCTGCGCAATGCTGAATACGAGGTGAAGATAAGGCCGTACTTCAATGAGCTGCAGGGACACGACAGCCTCATGGTGTTGCTGCGCACGCCGGAGGAAG TTTTGAGCGCAGCACCGCAGGCGGTGTCGGTGGTGCAACTCACCAACAGCTCCAGTATCAGCGTGTCCTGGGAGCCGCCGCCTCATAGTGCTTATAGCGGCATCATTCGAGAGTACAAG GTGTGGTGTGTGAGCAGCAGCTTGGACCAGGAGAAGCACGTCAACCGAACGGTGGACGGAGCCGTTGTGTCCATCCTGCTCAACGGCTTGCTGCCTGAGGTGCGCTACGCCGTCACTGTGGCCGCCGTCACCAGCCTAGGCGTCGGCGCCCCCAGCTCGGCTGTCCACCTTGTCCTCA CTCCGCCGGGGGGCTACACCTCCACGCCCGTGAGGACAGGCGGCGGTGGCGACGTGAGCATCTCGGAGCAGATCACCGTGGTGGTGCGCCAGCCGGCCTTCATTGCCGGGCTAGGGATGGCCGCCTGGCTGGCTCTGATGGGCCTCAGCGGCTGGTTCTACTGTCGTCATCGCCGCAGGAAGCAGCTGGGCCACTACACCACGTCCTTTGCGTACACGCCGGCAG TTGGCTTCGCTCACGGTGAAGGATCCGGAATCATCAATGGAGG gcCCGGCATGTTGGGATCGAACATGGGCAACTTCCCGTGGCTGGCCGACTCGTGGCCCACTCCCAACCTCATCCACAACAGCAGAGATTCCATCAACTGCTGCTCTGGCAAACTCGACTCCGAGAAATATTACAACG CTGTCGGTATGGCCAACTACCACTCGGAGAAGCACAACATGGCGTCCAGCGACAGTCCCATCTACAGCACCATcaacgcggcggcggcggccgaggAAGACCTGCTGAGCTACTACGACACCTACTCCAGCGCCTCCTACAAGCAGGGGCCCGACCCGTACAGCAGCAGCCCGGCGCTGTCCAACAGTGGCCTGGTGGCTCTGGAGCAGGACCTGGACCAGTGGACCATCCGGTCTGGACACTCCACCTCCGAATACGCCAAGCTGCACTATTCCAAGAAGAGCAGCG AGAAACTGGCCAAGCAGAGATCCACCGGGTCGGTGTGCTCGCCGCCGCCTCTCACCTGGGTGGACGTGCtgtctcttcctcttcctgccaACAAGGACGGGCGTCGCCCAGAGGCGGACCATGAGGACCAGCGCAG CTCCGGGGAGGACGAGGACGACTGGTGTCCCCCGCTGCCCGCCAGAACTTACCTGATGGACGAATCTTCCGCCGCCCTGCAGTCGCCCCGCTCGGCCACGTCTTCCCCCCAGCGGGACGCGCTGAACCCCGGCGACAGTCCCCGTCCGCAGCACGTGGACCTGCTGGCCCGTCAGCACTCCCACTTCTCCCAGTCCAACCCGGATCTGTTCACCAAAACCGCCGAGTCGCACCACGGCAGCAGCCGCTGGGCGGAAACCTTGAGGGGCGACGGCCTCTACAAAG GACAATCTCCCGCCGCGCTCGGCGATTTGAGCCCCGCGGCTCTGGCGCACAGATGCAGGAataagaagaaatcccccaagGATGGAACACTTAGACGGGAGCCGCACAGCCAAGCAG AGCTGCCCCCTCCTCCGGCCCCCCCGCCCATTGGGAACTCCCCGCAGCCTCCCGCCGACGTTGCCACGCTCGCAAGCCACGGGCGAACCTCCCCCCACCGCAGAGCAGCCACAAAATGGTCGTCACAGG ATGAGAATGTAATCCAGTACGGGTCGTCCAACCAGATGTCAGACTACGGGTCGCTCGGCGGCGTTGTTTCCCGATCGCCAGCTTCTAGACACATGAAGGACCAG AACCTCATGTGA